The following coding sequences are from one Capsicum annuum cultivar UCD-10X-F1 chromosome 3, UCD10Xv1.1, whole genome shotgun sequence window:
- the LOC107865842 gene encoding uncharacterized protein LOC107865842, which produces MSSSLKPRYYHTAKVEEANNKTERPMEYFNKITNSTAMRKQPQASETKVAPPKKLESKPSEDINESAENFIKKFKQQLLLQRLESIENYEQMLKRGT; this is translated from the coding sequence ATGAGTAGCTCCCTGAAGCCTCGTTACTACCACACAGCCAAAGTTGAAGAAGCTAATAACAAAACAGAAAGGCCGATGGAGTATTTCAACAAGATAACTAATTCTACGGCTATGAGGAAGCAGCCACAGGCGTCAGAAACTAAGGTGGCGCCACCAAAGAAACTGGAGAGCAAGCCATCGGAAGACATCAACGAAAGCGCGGAGAATTTCATAAAGAAGTTTAAGCAACAGCTACTTCTCCAGAGGCTTGAGTCCATTGAGAACTATGAGCAAATGCTTAAGAGGGGAACATAG